In Geitlerinema sp. PCC 9228, the sequence ATGGTATATTTTTGCAAAACGGAATAAGCCGTTTCGCGCACCTCCTGCCAAATTTCGCCCACCACGGTACCTTCTACCGTTTGAGATTGGCAATCTTTGGCATTGGCTTCACCATCAAAACCCTCAATGCAACGCACCACATCAAACAACGTAATATGCCAAGGCTCGATGGCTAGCAAATAGCCACCCCTAGCCCCTCGTTGGCTGCGTACCAAATGGCTACGCCGCAGCGTTGCCAGCAACTGTTCTAAATAGCGATCGGGGATATTTTGCCCTGCCGCAATTTGACGAATTTGCATGGGTTCCGCATCCTCGTAATGGGTGGCAAGTTCTAGCAGGGCTAGCAGTGCGTATTGACTTTTACAAGAAAGTTCCACGGCTCCTACGGCAGAATACAATTTCGATGAATGCTAGTTCAACTATTCTTTATTATACCCCGGTTTTCCCGTAGGGATTGTAGGTTTTCTCAGAAGGAAGCGCAACCTATTTCGCTTCCATCCAATTCTTACCCACCTTCGCCTCCACCACCAAAGGCACCCGCAACTTTACAGCATTTTCCATCATCCCCTGAATCTTCGGGCGCAACTGCTCCCACTCC encodes:
- a CDS encoding Rrf2 family transcriptional regulator, whose amino-acid sequence is MELSCKSQYALLALLELATHYEDAEPMQIRQIAAGQNIPDRYLEQLLATLRRSHLVRSQRGARGGYLLAIEPWHITLFDVVRCIEGFDGEANAKDCQSQTVEGTVVGEIWQEVRETAYSVLQKYTIQDLRERRDERNQLNLMYYI